The proteins below are encoded in one region of Dioscorea cayenensis subsp. rotundata cultivar TDr96_F1 chromosome 18, TDr96_F1_v2_PseudoChromosome.rev07_lg8_w22 25.fasta, whole genome shotgun sequence:
- the LOC120282742 gene encoding shikimate O-hydroxycinnamoyltransferase-like, whose product MRISCHLRVGNLVSKPLELEVSRIEETIKSLDDEYIRSLVDLLEIVKGDKKKAWGSRTIKMIDLGFIRWLALPLYEIDFRWGKPCFMGNASMRIPGQDFVMHSGPQNSGGISIAIAFESADMARFKEIFVSATAQ is encoded by the coding sequence ATGAGAATTTCATGCCATTTGAGAGTTGGGAACTTGGTTTCAAAGCCACTCGAGTTGGAAGTTTCCAGGATTGAAGAAACAATTAAAAGTCTTGATGATGAGTACATCCGTTCATTGGTTGACTTATTGGAGATAGTCAAAGGTGACAAGAAGAAAGCGTGGGGATCTAGGACTATCAAAATGATTGATTTAGGTTTTATTAGATGGTTGGCATTGCCTTTATATGAAATAGATTTTAGATGGGGGAAACCATGTTTCATGGGAAACGCATCTATGAGAATTCCGGGTCAAGATTTTGTGATGCATAGTGGTCCGCAGAACAGTGGAGGTATCTCAATTGCTATTGCGTTTGAAAGCGCAGACATGGCACGTTTCAAAGAGAtatttgttagtgcaaccgcacaataa
- the LOC120282743 gene encoding shikimate O-hydroxycinnamoyltransferase-like yields the protein MAHVSTIYLYKPNGDPDFFSMEILKNALSKVLVTFYPLAGRLVFDRDGCPEVDCNAEGVLFPVAHADCTVDGFGDFRPSPAVRQLLVPSVNVPEKSCILALFQYGGVCLGCALHHSVIDGVSALHFINAWSETSRGLDIISVPPFRDHIVLHARSPPKVSFHHIEYTNDGIYTIFTSPPPEDLVGLEECETAILTISKDQLDTLKYGLNGERNLSTFKAVVMHVWRTMCKARELHDEQYTRFFLATDVRA from the exons ATGGCTCATGTATCTACCATTTATCTCTACAAGCCCAATGGAGATCCCGACTTCTTTTCAATGGAGATTCTTAAGAATGCGTTGAGCAAAGTCTTGGTCACCTTCTATCCACTTGCAGGAAGGCTTGTATTTGACAGAGATGGCTGCCCGGAGGTGGACTGCAATGCCGAGGGCGTGCTCTTCCCCGTCGCACACGCAGATTGCACTGTTGATGGCTTTGGTGATTTTCGGCCTTCACCGGCGGTGCGCCAACTTCTCGTCCCATCGGTCAACGTGCCCGAGAAATCATGCATCTTAGCTTTATTTCAG TATGGTGGAGTTTGCCTTGGTTGTGCCTTGCACCACTCGGTCATTGATGGGGTTTCGGCTCTTCATTTTATCAATGCATGGTCCGAAACTTCACGTGGTTTGGACATAATCTCTGTTCCTCCTTTTCGTGATCACATTGTACTTCATGCTCGATCACCACCAAAAGTCTCATTTCATCACATTGAGTACACCAATGACGGGATCTACACCATATTCACCTCTCCTCCGCCGGAAGACTTGGTGGGACTAGAAGAATGTGAGACAGCTATACTCACAATATCTAAGGACCAACTGGACACCCTCAAATATGGTCTTAATGGTGAAAGAAATCTCAGCACTTTCAAAGCAGTGGTTATGCATGTCTGGCGTACAATGTGCAAGGCCCGAGAACTCCATGATGAGCAGTATACAAGGTTTTTCTTGGCTACCGATGTTCGTGCATGA